A stretch of the Polyangiaceae bacterium genome encodes the following:
- a CDS encoding aldehyde dehydrogenase family protein gives MFSEKNPADLSPLSKVLATGKDEVHRIVEAARKAQPDWAARSVDARAEALLALARRLMEQRAEGLPILADETGRSETECLMSEIASALEFFKQAIRAGKKALAPEKIKLSGLDYPGKKAVVELVPRGVIGIIAPWNYPLGNFMKSLVPALLSGNAVVLKPSEQTPRTGAWLAKVAGEVLPKNLVGLVQGAGEVGEALLDAPIDAVVFTGSVKTGKRVAVRAAEKLIPYSVELGGKDAAIVLADCDLDRTVAGIAQWGMHNCGQNCAGVERVYVEAAIADQFVEKLGRFVASLRVAPQKGASDLGPLQNEPQLRIVERHVNDAKERGAKVVCGGEPTGKGYGFAPTVLDRCTNEMAVMREETFGPVLGVVRVKDAEEALRLANDSAYGLNGSVWTRDVQRGEELARRMAVGVALVNNHAITGILPETPWTGVKDTGPGVASSRHAYLTFTRPRTVFVDKSSKPDPWWMPADDNLRALGEALIERQLHGGLGVLLRLGGLVGKRVKAIQAAVNAPAPKALPAAKDDAAE, from the coding sequence ATGTTCTCCGAGAAGAACCCTGCGGATCTGTCCCCGCTCTCCAAGGTCCTTGCCACCGGCAAGGACGAGGTTCACCGGATCGTCGAGGCCGCCCGGAAGGCGCAGCCGGACTGGGCCGCCCGCTCCGTGGACGCCCGAGCCGAAGCCCTGCTCGCGCTGGCGCGGCGCCTGATGGAGCAGCGGGCGGAGGGCCTGCCGATCTTGGCCGACGAGACCGGTCGCAGCGAGACCGAGTGCCTGATGAGCGAGATCGCCAGCGCGCTCGAGTTCTTCAAGCAGGCGATCCGCGCCGGCAAGAAGGCGCTCGCGCCCGAGAAGATCAAGCTGTCGGGTCTCGACTACCCCGGGAAGAAGGCGGTGGTCGAGCTCGTGCCCCGGGGCGTCATCGGCATCATCGCGCCCTGGAACTACCCGCTCGGGAATTTCATGAAGTCGCTGGTGCCTGCGCTGCTCTCCGGCAATGCCGTGGTGCTCAAGCCCAGCGAGCAGACGCCTCGCACCGGAGCGTGGCTGGCCAAGGTCGCCGGCGAGGTGTTGCCGAAGAACCTGGTGGGGCTGGTGCAGGGCGCCGGCGAGGTGGGCGAGGCGCTGCTCGACGCGCCCATCGACGCCGTCGTGTTCACCGGCTCGGTCAAGACCGGCAAGCGCGTCGCGGTGCGGGCGGCGGAGAAGCTCATCCCGTACTCCGTCGAGCTCGGCGGCAAGGACGCCGCCATCGTGCTCGCGGACTGCGACCTCGATCGCACCGTGGCCGGCATCGCCCAGTGGGGGATGCACAATTGTGGGCAGAACTGCGCGGGCGTGGAGCGCGTGTACGTCGAAGCGGCCATCGCCGATCAGTTCGTCGAGAAGCTCGGCCGCTTCGTGGCCTCGCTGCGCGTCGCCCCGCAGAAGGGCGCGAGCGATCTCGGCCCGCTTCAGAACGAGCCGCAGCTCCGCATCGTCGAGCGGCACGTGAACGACGCCAAGGAGCGCGGCGCGAAGGTCGTCTGCGGCGGCGAGCCCACCGGCAAGGGCTACGGATTCGCGCCCACGGTGCTCGATCGCTGCACGAACGAAATGGCGGTGATGCGCGAGGAGACCTTCGGCCCGGTGCTCGGGGTGGTTCGCGTCAAGGACGCTGAGGAGGCGCTCCGGCTCGCCAACGACTCCGCCTACGGGCTCAACGGCTCGGTCTGGACGCGGGACGTCCAGCGCGGGGAGGAGCTCGCGCGGCGGATGGCAGTGGGCGTCGCGCTGGTCAACAACCACGCCATCACCGGCATCTTGCCGGAGACCCCCTGGACGGGCGTGAAGGACACCGGTCCCGGCGTCGCGTCGAGCCGGCACGCGTACCTGACCTTCACCCGCCCGCGCACCGTCTTCGTGGACAAGTCGAGCAAGCCCGATCCGTGGTGGATGCCCGCGGACGACAACCTGCGCGCGCTGGGCGAGGCGCTGATCGAACGCCAGCTCCACGGCGGCCTCGGCGTGCTGCTCCGCCTGGGCGGCCTGGTGGGCAAACGCGTCAAGGCCATTCAGGCCGCGGTGAACGCACCGGCGCCGAAGGCACTGCCCGCAGCCAAGGACGACGCCGCCGAATGA
- a CDS encoding NUDIX hydrolase, which produces MKPWRIVDSAVVLERRWLTVRQQRIELPHGGEIDEFHLIEAPDWTGILALTDDQRHVVMVEQYRHGAGRVSRELPAGVVDGNESVLDAAVRELREETGYEAEDWEPLLTVNTEPSRHTNRAHFFFAKSARRVAEQKLDASEHIRVELVPVSQLVPKIEQGEIFHGVHVAAILLAGHRGLISLR; this is translated from the coding sequence ATGAAGCCCTGGCGCATCGTCGACAGCGCGGTGGTGCTCGAGCGGCGCTGGCTCACCGTGCGCCAGCAGCGCATCGAGCTGCCCCACGGCGGCGAAATCGACGAATTCCACCTGATCGAAGCCCCGGACTGGACCGGCATCCTCGCGCTCACCGACGACCAGCGCCACGTGGTGATGGTCGAGCAATACCGCCACGGCGCGGGGCGGGTGAGCCGGGAGCTCCCCGCCGGCGTCGTGGACGGGAACGAGTCGGTGCTCGACGCGGCGGTGCGGGAGCTGCGCGAGGAGACGGGCTACGAAGCCGAAGACTGGGAGCCGCTGCTCACGGTGAACACCGAGCCCAGCCGCCACACCAACCGCGCGCACTTTTTCTTCGCGAAGAGCGCCCGGCGAGTCGCCGAGCAGAAGCTCGACGCGAGCGAGCACATCCGCGTGGAGCTGGTGCCGGTCAGCCAGCTCGTGCCGAAGATCGAGCAGGGCGAGATCTTCCACGGGGTCCACGTCGCGGCCATTCTGCTGGCTGGGCACCGCGGACTGATCTCGCTCCGTTGA
- a CDS encoding OPT/YSL family transporter, translating to MSETPSATTPPTVEAAAEVESPSEYPPLDRESPQLTLRAVLTGCLLGGVLSLSNIYAGLKIGWGFNMSITAMLLAFALFKVASRSRPFGMLENNINQTAASAAASISSAGLVAPIPAYTILTGEKLGWAALVIWTAAVSLVGVVVAVGLRRQMIMVDKLPFPGGVASAETIKQIYAHGKEAMARVKLLLAGAAVGGGTKLLAHFAKLHAWGPPASIAAKAGGASGAQSYTFANLGLALDPSVLMIGVGAIIGLRAGVSLLLGTVVAWGILSPIALDAGWASPGKLDATTPWFGAINKWLLWPGVGMMVAASLTSFAFSWRSIVSALRGGAGNVAPDPEDVPRKVFITGIVVVLVLATVPQVAFFGVPLWLAAGAVVFTFLLAVVAGRVSGETGITPVGPMGKVTQLLFGVLSPGDVAGNLMAANVTGGAASQVGDLLHDLKTGALIGASPRQQAIGQTCGVLMGAVVGSAGYLVLVPDPKKMLLTPEWPAPAVAAWKAVAELFKVGFSAMPPKALEAMAIAVALGVVLAALEKLAPEKIRSYVPSANSLGLAAVVPAYNSISMFVGAVLAAVVTKLQPGWSKRFMIVLAAGLIAGESLVGVGLALWQTVTGLAGK from the coding sequence ATGAGCGAGACACCCAGCGCGACCACGCCGCCCACCGTCGAAGCAGCCGCCGAAGTCGAGTCCCCGAGCGAGTACCCGCCTCTCGACCGCGAGTCGCCCCAGCTCACGCTGCGCGCGGTGCTGACCGGTTGCTTGCTCGGTGGAGTGCTCTCCCTGAGCAACATCTACGCGGGCCTCAAGATCGGCTGGGGCTTCAACATGAGCATCACCGCGATGCTGCTGGCGTTCGCGCTGTTCAAGGTCGCGAGCCGCAGCCGCCCCTTCGGCATGTTGGAGAACAACATCAACCAGACCGCGGCCTCGGCGGCCGCGTCCATCAGCTCCGCCGGGCTGGTCGCGCCCATTCCCGCGTACACCATCCTGACCGGCGAGAAGCTCGGCTGGGCCGCGCTGGTGATCTGGACCGCCGCGGTGAGCCTGGTGGGCGTGGTGGTGGCGGTGGGTCTCCGGCGCCAGATGATCATGGTCGACAAGCTCCCCTTCCCAGGCGGCGTCGCCAGCGCCGAGACCATCAAGCAGATCTACGCCCACGGCAAGGAAGCCATGGCGCGCGTGAAGCTCCTCCTGGCGGGCGCCGCGGTGGGCGGCGGAACCAAGCTCCTCGCGCACTTCGCCAAGCTCCACGCTTGGGGCCCGCCGGCGTCCATCGCGGCGAAGGCCGGCGGTGCCAGCGGCGCGCAGAGCTACACCTTCGCGAACCTGGGGCTCGCGCTCGATCCTTCGGTGCTCATGATCGGCGTCGGCGCCATCATCGGGCTTCGCGCCGGGGTCTCGCTCCTGCTCGGCACCGTCGTGGCCTGGGGCATCTTGTCGCCCATCGCCCTGGATGCCGGCTGGGCAAGCCCCGGCAAGCTCGACGCGACCACGCCGTGGTTCGGCGCCATCAACAAGTGGCTGCTCTGGCCCGGCGTGGGCATGATGGTGGCCGCCTCCCTGACCAGCTTCGCCTTCAGCTGGCGCAGCATCGTGAGCGCGCTGCGAGGCGGCGCGGGCAACGTCGCGCCTGATCCGGAGGACGTGCCGCGCAAGGTCTTCATCACCGGCATCGTGGTGGTGCTGGTGCTCGCGACGGTTCCGCAGGTGGCGTTCTTCGGTGTGCCGCTCTGGCTGGCGGCGGGCGCCGTGGTGTTCACCTTCCTCTTGGCCGTGGTCGCCGGTCGTGTCTCGGGCGAGACGGGCATCACGCCGGTCGGCCCCATGGGCAAGGTCACGCAGCTCCTCTTCGGCGTGCTCTCGCCGGGCGACGTGGCGGGCAACCTGATGGCCGCCAACGTGACCGGCGGGGCGGCGAGCCAGGTTGGTGATCTGCTGCACGATCTCAAGACCGGCGCGCTCATCGGCGCGTCTCCCCGGCAGCAGGCCATCGGGCAGACCTGCGGCGTGCTCATGGGCGCGGTCGTCGGCTCCGCCGGATACCTGGTGCTGGTGCCGGATCCCAAGAAGATGCTGCTCACGCCGGAGTGGCCGGCGCCGGCAGTGGCGGCGTGGAAGGCCGTCGCCGAGCTGTTCAAGGTGGGCTTCTCCGCCATGCCCCCCAAGGCGCTGGAGGCCATGGCCATCGCGGTCGCGCTCGGCGTCGTGCTGGCAGCCCTCGAGAAGCTCGCGCCGGAGAAGATCCGCAGCTACGTGCCGAGCGCCAACAGCCTGGGCCTGGCCGCCGTCGTACCGGCCTACAACTCCATATCCATGTTCGTGGGCGCGGTGCTCGCCGCCGTCGTCACCAAACTCCAGCCCGGCTGGTCGAAGCGCTTCATGATCGTGCTCGCCGCGGGGCTCATCGCCGGCGAGTCGCTGGTGGGCGTGGGGCTGGCGCTGTGGCAGACGGTGACGGGGCTCGCCGGGAAGTAG
- a CDS encoding endonuclease/exonuclease/phosphatase family protein, whose product MKTRLLLTAALLCMGCGEDPEETETLPPRPLSVMTFNVLCSLCGGKEYDPWEERLGYFADIFARHDPDLIGLQELTPLAGEVDALLEAAPGRGALFFEQEGWLPYPDAAIFYRKSRFSVLEQGTYWLSPTPDVPRSTGFADPQLARLVVWARLLDKAGNREMFFASTHFDNNSPSQEKSAPLVLERTAPFAAAMPVVFVGDFNSQPSDPAYATLESAFQNAYDLAPSPGVAENQDPDPVYDPASRIDHVFVAGAGVTWSASSWLADLYVYGSQKRYPSDHFAIVTTLDRQ is encoded by the coding sequence ATGAAGACGCGACTCCTGCTCACCGCGGCGCTCCTCTGCATGGGCTGCGGCGAGGATCCCGAGGAGACCGAGACGCTCCCGCCGAGGCCGCTCAGCGTGATGACCTTCAACGTGCTCTGCTCGCTGTGCGGCGGCAAAGAGTACGATCCTTGGGAAGAGCGCCTCGGATATTTCGCCGACATCTTCGCGCGGCACGATCCCGATCTGATCGGGCTGCAAGAGCTCACGCCGCTGGCGGGTGAGGTCGACGCGCTGCTCGAGGCGGCGCCGGGGCGCGGGGCGCTCTTCTTCGAGCAAGAGGGCTGGCTGCCCTACCCGGACGCCGCGATCTTCTATCGGAAGTCCCGCTTCAGCGTGCTCGAGCAGGGCACGTATTGGCTGAGCCCGACGCCGGACGTGCCGCGCTCGACGGGGTTTGCCGATCCGCAGCTGGCGCGGCTGGTGGTCTGGGCTCGCCTGCTGGACAAGGCAGGGAACCGGGAGATGTTCTTCGCCAGCACCCACTTCGACAACAACTCGCCGAGCCAGGAGAAGAGCGCCCCGCTGGTGCTGGAGCGCACGGCGCCCTTCGCCGCGGCGATGCCGGTGGTGTTCGTCGGTGACTTCAACTCCCAGCCGAGCGATCCGGCCTACGCGACGCTCGAGAGCGCGTTCCAGAACGCCTACGATCTGGCGCCGAGCCCTGGCGTCGCCGAAAACCAGGATCCGGACCCGGTCTACGACCCTGCGAGCCGCATCGATCACGTGTTCGTGGCGGGCGCCGGGGTGACCTGGAGCGCGTCGAGCTGGTTGGCGGATCTCTACGTATACGGCTCGCAGAAGCGCTACCCGTCGGATCACTTCGCCATCGTGACCACGCTGGACAGGCAGTGA
- a CDS encoding IS4 family transposase: protein MFPFHATPPTAIPRLRQTGSEFLRLGRTVYFDACSSLFAYCTERLGYSEDSATKRVRVARLAQQFPQVLDDLASGELHLTGLFLLSGHLTDDNAEQLLAEARGKSKRQLEELLARWFPRPAVPPTITPVTPEPVQGQLSTWSGAGTPAPPAQAPRPRVEPLSPESVRVEFSAHAAFRDKLEQARALLSHTVPSGDLATILERALDLLIERETKRRAGAGKPRKRRETKPGSRHVPVEVQRAVRERDGDQCTFTDAEGRRCSANRQSGRAGGAPSPDANGREALTRGKTLNATEFLTIEHIDPFAKGGPTTVDNCCLHGCSGKRNPGSFRSLARVIHRSRGARSCGNGASVRPRGCDTARRTHAPLAIGTDSPHAPQVPSAVARRSERSGDGRVPARPEGRRLRPGLEPYPRLFRRESPDHRGPASRLREGLADHAGGEQLLPPVHAGAGEAAPAAARRRAPAVLGLSRPASGRLNQFRDILIADSTVIRLHELLAKTFPACRTNHTRAAAKVHVVMCVAGAGKQTVKVTAERRHDRRALVLGPWARGKLLLFDLGYFDFRLFRRLDEIRGYFVSRLKRSSNPVIVAQNRRWRGRSVAVVGQCIWDVVDRLQREELDVTVQVRSRHRVYAGRCSSEVRTFRVVGVRDEASGEYHLYITNIGVEALQPADIARVYAVRWEVELLFKELKSHYRLDQIPSRKRAVVEAMLYAALLSLAASRALLHALRSAVRPGFLLPARRWSVLMSQHATDLLAVVIEGRDDPVLLDLLLHEAPDPNRRRLHLLQSVERRAHAYRAPGNSASSRRAAA from the coding sequence TTGTTCCCGTTCCACGCCACACCACCGACAGCGATTCCGCGACTGCGGCAGACCGGAAGCGAGTTCCTCCGGCTCGGCCGGACTGTCTATTTCGATGCGTGTTCCTCCCTCTTCGCCTACTGCACCGAGCGCCTCGGCTATTCCGAGGACAGCGCGACCAAGCGTGTGCGTGTGGCCCGCCTGGCCCAGCAGTTCCCCCAGGTGCTCGATGACCTCGCCAGCGGCGAGCTCCACCTGACGGGGCTGTTCCTGCTCTCCGGCCACCTGACGGACGACAACGCCGAGCAGCTCCTCGCCGAGGCGCGAGGGAAGTCCAAGCGACAGCTCGAGGAGCTGCTCGCCCGCTGGTTCCCGCGGCCGGCCGTGCCGCCGACCATCACCCCGGTCACGCCCGAGCCGGTACAAGGGCAGTTGTCCACATGGTCCGGGGCAGGTACCCCGGCCCCGCCGGCCCAGGCGCCTCGCCCTCGCGTCGAGCCGCTCTCGCCGGAGAGCGTTCGCGTGGAATTCAGCGCCCACGCTGCGTTCCGCGACAAGCTCGAGCAGGCCCGGGCGCTGCTCAGCCACACGGTGCCCAGCGGCGACCTCGCGACGATCCTCGAGCGCGCGCTGGACCTGCTCATCGAGCGGGAGACGAAGCGCCGCGCCGGCGCGGGCAAGCCCCGCAAGCGCCGCGAGACGAAGCCGGGCTCGCGGCACGTTCCGGTGGAAGTCCAGCGAGCGGTCAGGGAGCGGGACGGCGACCAGTGCACCTTCACCGACGCCGAAGGGCGGCGGTGTTCGGCAAATAGACAGTCCGGCCGGGCCGGAGGAGCGCCGTCTCCTGATGCGAACGGACGCGAGGCGCTGACTCGAGGCAAGACGCTGAACGCGACTGAGTTCCTCACCATCGAGCACATCGACCCGTTCGCGAAGGGCGGGCCCACGACGGTGGACAACTGCTGCTTGCATGGGTGTTCGGGTAAGCGGAATCCTGGATCATTCCGATCGCTTGCGCGCGTGATCCACCGTTCGCGCGGTGCGCGGAGTTGTGGAAACGGGGCAAGCGTGCGACCTCGCGGTTGCGACACAGCTCGGAGGACGCATGCCCCGCTCGCCATCGGTACCGATTCACCGCACGCTCCGCAAGTTCCTTCCGCCGTCGCTCGTCGAAGCGAGCGCTCGGGCGACGGGCGCGTTCCAGCGCGTCCGGAAGGTCGACGCCTACGCCCTGGTCTGGAGCCTTATCCTCGGCTTTTCCGCCGGGAAAGTCCGGACCATCGCGGGCCTGCGTCGCGTCTACGAGAGGGTCTCGCGGACCACGCTGGAGGAGAGCAGCTTCTGCCGCCGGTTCACGCCGGCGCTGGTGAGGCTGCTCCGGCAGCTGCTCGACGGCGTGCTCCAGCAGTCCTGGGGCTGAGCCGGCCCGCATCTGGGCGGCTCAATCAGTTCCGCGACATCCTGATCGCGGACTCGACGGTCATCCGCCTGCACGAGCTGCTGGCCAAGACGTTTCCGGCCTGCCGCACCAACCACACCCGGGCTGCCGCGAAGGTGCATGTGGTGATGTGCGTGGCGGGGGCTGGCAAGCAGACCGTCAAGGTGACCGCCGAGCGCCGCCATGATCGCCGTGCCCTCGTCCTCGGCCCGTGGGCTCGCGGCAAGTTGTTGCTCTTCGACCTCGGCTACTTCGACTTCCGCCTCTTCCGCCGCCTCGACGAGATCCGTGGCTACTTCGTGTCCCGGCTCAAGCGCAGCTCCAACCCGGTCATCGTTGCTCAGAATCGACGCTGGCGCGGCCGGTCGGTCGCCGTCGTCGGGCAGTGCATCTGGGATGTCGTCGACCGCCTGCAGCGCGAGGAACTCGACGTCACCGTACAGGTTCGCTCCCGCCATCGCGTCTACGCCGGGCGCTGCTCCAGCGAGGTCCGCACCTTCCGTGTCGTCGGCGTGCGGGACGAAGCCTCCGGCGAGTACCACCTGTACATCACCAACATCGGCGTCGAGGCGCTCCAGCCGGCCGATATCGCCCGCGTGTACGCCGTCCGCTGGGAAGTCGAGTTGCTCTTCAAGGAGCTGAAGTCGCACTACCGGCTCGACCAGATCCCGAGCCGAAAGCGCGCCGTCGTAGAGGCCATGCTCTACGCCGCTCTTCTCTCGCTGGCCGCGAGCCGAGCGCTCCTTCACGCCTTGCGCAGCGCGGTCCGCCCGGGATTCCTTCTCCCGGCACGACGCTGGAGCGTGCTCATGAGCCAGCACGCAACCGACCTGCTCGCCGTCGTCATCGAAGGCCGCGACGACCCAGTCTTGCTCGACCTGCTGCTCCACGAGGCCCCAGACC